In Drosophila busckii strain San Diego stock center, stock number 13000-0081.31 chromosome 3R, ASM1175060v1, whole genome shotgun sequence, the sequence TCGCGTGCATCCAGACTCGCGTCTAATGGCCGCCTTACGCCAGGGTGCTGAGTATCTGAACAAGTACATTGATGCGGGCAAGTTGGAGGAGCTGCGCGACGTGGTGCCGCTAAGCGAACGTGAGCGTTCCCGGTCTGTTTCGCCAACGCTGGATCCACAAGTGACGCAAGGTCGAGGCGAGGTGTCACCGCCACCCAAAAAATCTCGCTTTGAGCCGCGCCAGCACAACGCACAGCtggtgtgtgtgcgtgagctgCTACTGCTAAAGAAACCTTTCCTCCCGTCCCTGCTAACAGTTAAGAGCCAGCAGCCCAAAACAGAATTCATTGATGAACCGTCGAACTATGGCAGCGGCTCGCCCATGGACCAATCGCAACGCGAGGACATGAATAGGCCCAACCCATGGGCAAATAATGGGCCGTGGACAAACTATGGCAATGGAAACGGCAATAATTCTGGCGGCTCCAACATGCAAAATGGCTATGGCAACAATAGTGGCGACAATTTCAATGACCGTGATCGTGATCAGTTTCAAAaaggcggcaacaacaatcacagtGGGCAGCAGCGTCGGAGGCGCGGCAATAATAACGGCGGTGGTGGAGGAGgaggcggtggtggtggccGCAATCGTGGCCGCTCTAATAATAATAGACGCTTCTAGTGGtacccaccaccaccaccaacaacaacaacaacaacagaagaaACAGAAACACATTCTCAAAGTTCGTTTTGtaaacacacatgcatacatacaacaacaaagaagAGACAAATATCTGCTAGGCAAAGCAATGtgaactttattttatgcttaagaacgatttatattattacatGCACGTACATATTTTCCATATGTTGTAATATCCATAGACAACTTCTAACGGcctttttgaatttattctATCCGATCCGTTTGGCTGTTAGATCTGGCATAGGCAATGATCGTCCGACCACCACAGCTCATCGAGCGTAAATGAAAGTCAATATTGAATTTAGTTAACTTAACGATTTATTCTCAATTGCGtctttttgttataatttactAAAACTATGTTATGCTGCAATGGAGTTGCGTCGACTGCCGCTTCGCCTTTGATCATTGTCCACCCCATCACCTGTCCTTAAATCCTCCCGCGATGAATGCTTGTCCTTCATTCTAACATCCGACTCCAAACGGTTGTCTTGCAGAACATGTGAGTCTTTGCGTTGATGACGAAAATTCTGCTTTATTTCTCGCACTTCATCGCGCAGTTGATCCTTAGCATGTTGCTCAATGGTACGTTGGATCTGCTCAGCGGAGGCTACCAACTTGTCCGCTTCGAGTACAACGCGCTTAGCTGAtcggctgcgactgcgacgttCCCGTCGAGAGCTGGAATGCTTCGAGCGTGACCGCGAACGTGAACGCGAGCTGTAGCTGCTGGAGCGTGAACGGCGCGTGGAAGCCAGTTTACGATTCTTACGCTGGGAAGGATTCTTACTCCGGCTGCGACTGCGGGAGCGACTGTGACTGCGtctaattaaacatttatatgagTTTAGAGCTTTACTGCATAATATTCTTGTCGAGTGCTTACCTAGAGCGTGATGAATAGGAAGATCTGCGATTGTGAGAACGGctacgactgcgactgcgcgaGTGGGAACGCCTGGAGCGACATATTAgcctaaaattgaaaataaattattgtattgaTGTACATACATGCTCGAGCCAGAGTCTACTACTTACCGCCGGCCACGTGAACGACTGCGACTCCGTGAGTACGAGTTGGAGCGTGATCGTGATCGATTTCTGCCACGCGAGGATTTGTGATAATAGCCATCATCTGCTTCATCACCGTAACGGTCTCCTTCATAGTGCTTGGGATTGTAGTAGGAAGACGAGTAGCCATCGTAGCCTGAGCGACTTCCACGCCCGCCACGTCCTCGACCTCTACCACGCGGACGTGGTGCAAAGCCGCGATAATTGCTAGATACGGCaaacggcggcggcgctgccgCACGGTAAAGAGCGGCGCCCGGAAATACTGGTGGCATGCCGTATCCGAACATGGACAGCGATTGCATCCACTcattggcagcagccgcagttgCCGGCACAGCACcggcagccaaagcagctgtAACAGCCTTGAAAGGATTCATCGCAGCATTGGGTGCACCAGCTGCTACTGAAGCTGCCGGCAAAGGTACATTATCAGAATGCGCACCATTGGGCCGCTGCCTTCCGGCGAGCTCGTCGTCACTGCTGGGACCGGCAGCCGTGCCTTTTTTCATATTGCCTTTGAGCAGACCCATTAGCGGTGTATTGCTCTTGATCTCTTGCACAATCTTGCGCTGGTCACAGACCAGCTTCTCAGTGGCAGTTTTGTATTTCTCTACCAGACGACCACGCTGCAGATCCTTGACATCATCTTGGCGTGCGCGATgtgacttttgcttttgttttagctgcaAATAGAAGCAAATATGCATAAGAACTTCGAAGTTGAGGAGAGGACATGGCTTACTCACCTGTATGCGTTCGAAGACTTGCTCCAGTATGCGTATGCTCTCCAGCTTGCGTTGCGCTATCATTAATTTGCGCTCCTCGATGCGTATCTTTTGCGAGATCTCAACTTGGCCTCGCTCTTGGATCTTTTTCAGATGCTTTTCTTTGCGCTTCTCTTCGCGTTCGCGCTGCTTCTCCAGCTCAGATAATTTCAATTGCTCTTGCTTTTGCctgtaatttgtttgcaatttcgtgcatgttgtttttttgcatgtttttgtttgctttttgtacatattttgCTAAAGACTTGTTAACTATGCTTCGGCTAGAAGATGCTGAAAACTGTATAacttgccaacaacaattaaatatgtgATGAAGCAACCAGATGAGCCATAAATGAAACCAAATGAGTGTAAACGCAATTGGGTTCACTTAAGGCTCTGTATATAAGATATgctaaaaatgcttttagtgTTCAATTCAAACCTTTCACGCTCCGCCTGCTCGACCAGCTGCTTCTTCTCGCGTTCACGCTCCTCATCCTCTGCCTGTGCCTTGGCTATGCAGCGTTTCCTCATGCGATCACGTCGCTGCAGTTGTGCGTCGCTTAAGTGCTTCAACTTATCGAAGTTTACATTGATGATGATGGCCTGCGTTTTGTCCACATACTTCCGGACCAGCTTGGTGGAGCGAAACTC encodes:
- the LOC108603425 gene encoding A-kinase anchor protein 17A isoform X1, which produces MINIQTIENVSDCSPLYLPHSLYLKPLAKMQISVALPEKIKTGKSVSNLEIMDKLSTELKPDKFLVLKVSKSTVNYIRFEAELDDRKRLRLAVERLDGVSLRINGFSEAFRVRCTEAKDEFPTRHDWDSYFRDARNMDEMKAGERPDTIHLTHLPVRWFCPRHSEQEDQVKPSESIFKRIFEKFGRVRAVDIPICDPYRKSMATDISGMRTFSFEQDVLFEAYVQFEEYASFVRAMDEFRSTKLVRKYVDKTQAIIINVNFDKLKHLSDAQLQRRDRMRKRCIAKAQAEDEEREREKKQLVEQAERERQKQEQLKLSELEKQREREEKRKEKHLKKIQERGQVEISQKIRIEERKLMIAQRKLESIRILEQVFERIQLKQKQKSHRARQDDVKDLQRGRLVEKYKTATEKLVCDQRKIVQEIKSNTPLMGLLKGNMKKGTAAGPSSDDELAGRQRPNGAHSDNVPLPAASVAAGAPNAAMNPFKAVTAALAAGAVPATAAAANEWMQSLSMFGYGMPPVFPGAALYRAAAPPPFAVSSNYRGFAPRPRGRGRGRGGRGSRSGYDGYSSSYYNPKHYEGDRYGDEADDGYYHKSSRGRNRSRSRSNSYSRSRSRSRGRRLICRSRRSHSRSRSRSRSHNRRSSYSSRSRRSHSRSRSRSRSKNPSQRKNRKLASTRRSRSSSYSSRSRSRSRSKHSSSRRERRSRSRSAKRVVLEADKLVASAEQIQRTIEQHAKDQLRDEVREIKQNFRHQRKDSHVLQDNRLESDVRMKDKHSSREDLRTGDGVDNDQRRSGSRRNSIAA
- the LOC108603425 gene encoding A-kinase anchor protein 17A isoform X2, which produces MYKKQTKTCKKTTCTKLQTNYRQKQEQLKLSELEKQREREEKRKEKHLKKIQERGQVEISQKIRIEERKLMIAQRKLESIRILEQVFERIQLKQKQKSHRARQDDVKDLQRGRLVEKYKTATEKLVCDQRKIVQEIKSNTPLMGLLKGNMKKGTAAGPSSDDELAGRQRPNGAHSDNVPLPAASVAAGAPNAAMNPFKAVTAALAAGAVPATAAAANEWMQSLSMFGYGMPPVFPGAALYRAAAPPPFAVSSNYRGFAPRPRGRGRGRGGRGSRSGYDGYSSSYYNPKHYEGDRYGDEADDGYYHKSSRGRNRSRSRSNSYSRSRSRSRGRRLICRSRRSHSRSRSRSRSHNRRSSYSSRSRRSHSRSRSRSRSKNPSQRKNRKLASTRRSRSSSYSSRSRSRSRSKHSSSRRERRSRSRSAKRVVLEADKLVASAEQIQRTIEQHAKDQLRDEVREIKQNFRHQRKDSHVLQDNRLESDVRMKDKHSSREDLRTGDGVDNDQRRSGSRRNSIAA